From the Bacteroidota bacterium genome, one window contains:
- a CDS encoding DUF1016 family protein yields MKFTKQFSEVVKLAQSARTNAFKSINAELVNLYWQIGEYISRKVDSEEWGMNVVDNLAEFMEVKCPDLKGFDRRGLYRMKQFYESYKNATLLDNTDVEKVSPLVTQLPKTVKSGKKNGRTQGLKKVSPLVTQITTGSLSSIKSTVLARITWSNHLLLLSKATSIEERVFYLYLSIKENYSKRELERQLDSGYYERVMLSKKKIAPQLSKLRDDIHTIFKDNYIFEFAGLPQLFSEKDLQKSLVENLKFLLLELGKDFSFIGEEFKIKVGGTDYFIDLLFYHRELQCLVAFDLKITDFKPEYLGKINFYLEALDRDVKKKHENPSVGISLCKSKDDEVVQYALNRSLSPTMIARYNTKLINKKLLKQKVHELFERLDLSQSSKNGKSIAVLTSYEKSVRKAPIKIPNKLSKTK; encoded by the coding sequence ATGAAGTTCACAAAGCAATTTTCTGAGGTAGTTAAGTTGGCGCAATCGGCTCGAACAAATGCATTCAAAAGCATTAACGCCGAACTCGTAAACCTATATTGGCAAATTGGGGAATACATAAGTCGCAAAGTAGACAGCGAAGAATGGGGCATGAATGTAGTGGATAACCTTGCTGAATTTATGGAAGTAAAATGCCCCGACTTAAAAGGTTTTGATAGAAGAGGCTTATATCGCATGAAGCAATTTTACGAAAGCTACAAGAACGCTACACTCCTAGATAACACTGATGTTGAAAAAGTGTCACCACTGGTGACACAATTACCAAAAACAGTAAAATCGGGTAAAAAGAATGGACGCACCCAAGGCCTTAAAAAAGTGTCACCACTGGTGACACAAATTACAACAGGCTCGCTTTCGTCAATAAAATCAACTGTTTTAGCTCGAATTACTTGGTCAAATCATTTGCTGCTTTTGTCCAAAGCTACCTCCATCGAAGAGCGCGTTTTTTACCTTTACTTAAGTATCAAGGAAAATTATTCGAAGCGCGAATTAGAACGGCAGTTAGATTCAGGCTATTATGAAAGAGTTATGTTGTCAAAGAAAAAAATAGCTCCGCAACTTAGCAAATTGCGAGACGATATTCATACCATTTTTAAAGACAATTACATTTTTGAATTTGCCGGGCTTCCACAACTGTTTTCTGAAAAGGACCTGCAAAAATCTTTGGTTGAGAATCTAAAATTTCTGCTCTTGGAATTGGGTAAGGATTTTTCGTTTATTGGAGAAGAATTTAAAATAAAAGTAGGTGGAACCGATTACTTTATTGATCTGCTTTTTTATCACCGCGAATTGCAATGTCTTGTTGCATTCGACTTAAAAATAACTGATTTCAAACCGGAATATTTGGGCAAAATAAATTTCTATTTAGAAGCCTTAGATCGCGATGTGAAAAAAAAGCACGAGAACCCCAGTGTGGGAATTTCATTGTGTAAAAGCAAGGATGACGAAGTTGTTCAGTATGCTTTAAACAGAAGTCTTTCTCCCACAATGATTGCTCGTTACAATACAAAGTTGATTAATAAGAAATTACTAAAACAAAAAGTGCATGAATTATTTGAACGGCTCGATTTATCCCAATCATCTAAAAATGGGAAATCAATTGCCGTGTTAACAAGTTACGAAAAAAGTGTCCGTAAAGCACCAATTAAAATACCTAATAAATTATCTAAAACCAAGTAA
- a CDS encoding acetyl-CoA C-acyltransferase gives MNAYIVAGFRSAVGKAGRGGFRFTRPDDLAASVIKQLMTSVPNVAAEQVDDLIVGNAMPEAEQGMNMARLISLLSFDTDKVPGVTVNRYCASGLETIAIASAKIHSGQAECIIAGGAESMSLIPMGGWRIIPNADVAIAHPDYYWGMGLTAEAVAKEYKISREDQDAFAFNSHQKAVKAIQSGKFKEEIVPITIKENYVDANEKRQTREFIVDTDEGARADTSMEALAKLKPVFDARGVVTAGNSSQTSDGAAFVMVVSEKFMKENNLKPIARMVSFAAAGVPPRIMGIGPVAAIPKALKLAGLKKEQIDLIELNEAFASQSLAVIRELQLNPDIINVNGGAISLGHPLGCSGAKLSVQLFSEMTRQKKKYGMVTMCVGTGQGAAGIYEMMN, from the coding sequence ATGAACGCATACATTGTAGCGGGTTTCCGCAGCGCGGTTGGAAAAGCCGGAAGAGGTGGTTTTCGTTTTACACGCCCCGATGATTTGGCAGCAAGTGTTATCAAGCAATTGATGACAAGTGTTCCCAATGTTGCTGCGGAGCAAGTGGATGATCTAATTGTAGGAAATGCAATGCCGGAAGCCGAACAAGGCATGAACATGGCGCGATTAATTTCGCTGCTTTCCTTCGATACCGATAAAGTGCCCGGTGTTACTGTGAATCGTTATTGTGCTTCCGGGCTCGAAACCATCGCCATTGCCAGTGCAAAAATACACAGCGGTCAAGCCGAATGCATTATTGCCGGTGGCGCCGAGAGCATGAGCTTGATTCCAATGGGAGGCTGGAGAATTATTCCCAATGCCGATGTAGCCATTGCACATCCCGATTATTATTGGGGAATGGGGCTTACCGCAGAAGCCGTTGCAAAGGAATATAAAATCAGTCGCGAAGATCAGGATGCATTCGCATTCAACTCGCATCAAAAAGCGGTGAAAGCAATTCAAAGCGGAAAATTTAAAGAAGAAATTGTTCCGATTACCATTAAGGAAAATTATGTGGATGCAAATGAAAAGCGCCAAACACGCGAGTTTATTGTAGATACAGATGAAGGTGCTAGAGCTGATACCTCGATGGAAGCACTCGCAAAATTAAAACCGGTGTTTGATGCACGCGGTGTAGTTACTGCCGGTAACTCATCTCAAACAAGCGATGGAGCTGCTTTTGTGATGGTTGTTAGTGAAAAGTTTATGAAAGAAAATAATTTGAAACCCATTGCACGAATGGTGAGTTTTGCCGCTGCAGGAGTGCCCCCACGCATCATGGGTATTGGGCCCGTGGCCGCTATTCCAAAGGCTTTAAAACTTGCAGGATTAAAAAAGGAACAAATCGATTTAATCGAATTAAACGAAGCGTTTGCATCACAATCCTTAGCTGTTATTCGTGAATTGCAATTGAACCCGGATATTATTAATGTGAATGGTGGTGCAATTTCATTGGGCCATCCACTCGGCTGCAGCGGGGCAAAACTATCCGTTCAACTTTTCAGTGAAATGACGCGCCAAAAGAAAAAGTATGGAATGGTTACTATGTGCGTAGGTACCGGCCAAGGTGCGGCGGGAATTTATGAAATGATGAATTAG
- a CDS encoding four helix bundle protein produces the protein MHNIKELKIWNRAIDLTVEVYRATDNFPKQEMYGLTSQIRHSAVSIPSNIAEGAGRNSDNEFKHFLGIASGSSYELQTQLIISNRLNLIEEKVAEPLLKELDELQRMNYKLRMNLNAK, from the coding sequence ATGCATAATATCAAAGAACTTAAAATTTGGAATAGAGCAATTGATTTGACTGTTGAGGTGTATCGGGCCACAGATAATTTTCCAAAACAGGAGATGTATGGACTAACTTCACAAATTAGGCATAGTGCCGTTTCTATACCATCGAACATTGCAGAGGGTGCGGGTCGAAATTCTGATAATGAATTCAAACATTTTTTAGGAATTGCTAGTGGTTCATCTTATGAATTGCAAACGCAACTTATTATATCAAATCGATTGAATCTAATAGAAGAGAAAGTGGCAGAACCTTTATTAAAGGAACTCGATGAATTGCAGCGGATGAATTATAAATTAAGGATGAACTTAAATGCTAAGTAA
- a CDS encoding T9SS type A sorting domain-containing protein, which yields MDTLDSDLDVQSIRVVGSSHPVSNTYLVSNVVSFTFNNINLPDSTTDQLGSNGYVTYEIKQKANLPHGTELTNTAYIYFDFNPAIVTNTVLNTIDLSTSVLEKEEQENAVTIYPNPVTKSMSILLDKLDENSKVLIYDAQGKQIKLPFAISRNQIIVDTKDLQQGIYNAVITFPKTGESRSCKFIKM from the coding sequence TTGGATACCCTTGATAGTGATTTAGATGTTCAGTCAATTCGTGTCGTTGGAAGTAGTCATCCTGTTAGTAATACTTACCTAGTAAGCAATGTAGTTAGCTTTACTTTCAATAATATTAATTTGCCAGATAGCACTACTGATCAGCTTGGAAGCAATGGATATGTAACTTATGAGATCAAACAAAAAGCCAACCTCCCACATGGAACTGAGCTTACCAATACAGCATACATCTATTTCGATTTTAATCCTGCAATTGTTACCAATACTGTACTAAATACAATCGATTTATCTACTTCAGTTTTAGAAAAGGAGGAACAAGAAAATGCAGTAACAATTTACCCTAATCCGGTTACAAAATCAATGAGCATACTATTGGATAAGTTAGATGAAAATAGTAAGGTGCTAATTTATGATGCGCAAGGAAAGCAAATTAAATTACCCTTTGCAATTTCTAGAAATCAAATAATAGTGGATACAAAAGACTTGCAGCAAGGAATTTATAATGCAGTAATTACCTTCCCAAAGACAGGGGAGAGCAGAAGTTGCAAGTTTATTAAAATGTAA
- a CDS encoding ORF6N domain-containing protein: MSCNTIKIYKLRGQNVMLDFDLAELYATETKYLKRAVKSNQDRFPPDLLFELMKQELETLRCRFSTSKQRGGIRYLVYAFTEQGVAMLSSVLKSKKAIEVNIAIMRAFVFIRQYALSHQELTQKLKALENKYNTQFKDVYEALNYLIKKDKMEVLQKERKRIGFKT; this comes from the coding sequence ATTAGCTGTAATACAATCAAAATTTATAAACTTAGAGGTCAAAATGTAATGCTTGATTTTGATTTGGCTGAGCTTTATGCGACCGAAACAAAATACCTCAAAAGGGCTGTGAAATCTAATCAGGACAGATTTCCTCCCGATTTATTGTTTGAGCTTATGAAGCAAGAATTGGAAACTTTGAGGTGCAGATTTAGCACCTCAAAACAACGGGGTGGTATTCGCTACTTAGTATATGCTTTCACAGAACAAGGAGTTGCCATGCTTTCCAGTGTTTTAAAATCCAAAAAAGCAATTGAAGTCAACATTGCCATCATGCGCGCTTTCGTGTTCATCCGTCAATATGCACTAAGCCATCAAGAGTTAACTCAAAAATTAAAAGCGTTGGAAAACAAGTACAACACCCAATTTAAGGATGTTTATGAGGCGCTGAATTACCTCATAAAAAAGGACAAAATGGAAGTATTGCAAAAGGAGCGAAAGAGAATTGGGTTTAAAACGTAG
- a CDS encoding T9SS type A sorting domain-containing protein → MSFYKKNSFESGWDGFRLEYSLDKGDNWTPLGAVVGGWYDFANTVQTTSFPINQPYFNSTSATFALRSLDISFLGGNPNVAFRFVFKSDGSINSVGVAIDDFQISGASNDPLPVEMLSFKGKAKEEYNELYWVTAAESNNSGFEVERSASGFDWEKIGFVAGAGNSVSIKTYAYQDKNITLDGYYYRLKQIDFNGKYSYTKTIYISRNAKATSLIKSIFPNPFNTLVNVSFQEQISAELHVSLMDLTGKALFTKVYPSKNQDYLIDFSSISLPDGNYLLHLKSKDFSTSRKLVKLSSR, encoded by the coding sequence TTGAGTTTTTACAAAAAAAATAGTTTCGAATCCGGTTGGGATGGATTTCGTTTAGAGTATTCATTAGATAAGGGTGACAACTGGACTCCTTTAGGAGCGGTAGTTGGAGGTTGGTATGACTTTGCGAATACTGTACAAACTACTTCCTTTCCAATTAATCAACCCTATTTTAATTCTACTTCCGCAACTTTTGCTCTTCGAAGTTTAGATATTTCGTTTTTGGGAGGAAATCCCAATGTTGCTTTTCGATTTGTTTTTAAATCAGATGGTTCGATAAATAGCGTTGGAGTAGCTATTGATGATTTTCAAATATCCGGCGCGAGCAATGATCCGTTGCCGGTTGAAATGCTTAGTTTTAAAGGAAAAGCGAAAGAAGAATATAATGAATTATATTGGGTTACTGCAGCAGAATCTAATAATTCAGGATTTGAAGTGGAACGTTCAGCATCCGGATTTGATTGGGAAAAAATAGGATTTGTTGCCGGAGCCGGAAATTCTGTTTCAATTAAAACGTATGCTTATCAGGATAAAAATATAACACTTGATGGGTATTACTATCGCTTAAAGCAAATTGATTTCAACGGAAAATATAGCTATACAAAAACGATATATATCAGCAGAAATGCAAAAGCTACATCACTTATAAAATCTATTTTCCCCAATCCATTTAATACACTTGTAAATGTTAGTTTTCAAGAGCAAATTTCGGCCGAGTTGCACGTTAGTTTGATGGACCTTACCGGCAAGGCGCTTTTCACAAAAGTGTATCCATCCAAGAATCAAGATTATTTAATTGATTTCTCATCAATTTCCCTCCCTGATGGAAATTATTTGCTACACCTAAAATCCAAGGACTTCAGTACAAGCAGAAAGTTGGTAAAACTTTCGAGTAGATGA
- a CDS encoding PKD domain-containing protein produces the protein MVRVDNANTGTPTGTHINSGMGMPGTSVSCIAIENGNDNHILVTYSSYGVNSVWETTNGGTSWTSVEGNIPDMPVRAALFNPNNNQQALLGTELGVWSTDLLNGVSTNWAPSSVGLANTRVTMLQLRSSDKLVIASTHGRGLFSSDVFADPNPDFVANKIVTYINKPVNFTDASFKSTSWNWNFGDGGNALSKNPTYTYSTPGVYTVSLQINGSLTATKTAYIQVLPNRGTPYIPAVGGSFDVSANDFGSETSSGTPFQRGTSAIAGKTEQIVEPMHGLQVLQAHPMHPTQMQNYILQITI, from the coding sequence GTGGTAAGAGTAGATAATGCAAATACAGGCACACCGACAGGAACACATATCAATAGTGGAATGGGAATGCCGGGAACAAGTGTGTCGTGTATTGCAATCGAAAATGGAAATGACAATCATATATTGGTAACCTATTCCAGTTATGGGGTAAACAGCGTTTGGGAAACAACAAATGGGGGCACTAGTTGGACGAGTGTGGAGGGAAATATTCCGGATATGCCGGTGCGTGCAGCATTGTTTAATCCAAATAATAATCAACAGGCATTGCTGGGAACTGAGTTAGGTGTTTGGTCCACAGATTTATTAAATGGTGTATCCACAAATTGGGCACCGTCTAGTGTTGGCTTAGCCAATACACGTGTAACCATGTTACAACTGCGAAGCTCAGATAAATTAGTGATTGCTTCCACACATGGTCGAGGGCTTTTTAGTTCAGATGTATTTGCAGATCCTAATCCCGACTTTGTTGCAAATAAAATAGTAACCTACATAAATAAGCCGGTTAATTTTACAGATGCGTCTTTTAAATCAACCAGTTGGAATTGGAATTTTGGCGATGGCGGTAATGCCTTATCTAAGAATCCAACTTATACCTATTCAACACCTGGAGTGTACACGGTTTCATTGCAAATAAATGGGTCATTAACTGCAACAAAAACGGCATATATTCAAGTTTTGCCGAATAGAGGAACTCCTTATATCCCTGCAGTTGGTGGAAGTTTTGATGTAAGCGCGAATGATTTTGGTTCAGAAACTAGCTCCGGAACTCCATTTCAACGTGGCACTTCAGCTATTGCAGGTAAAACGGAACAAATAGTGGAGCCAATGCATGGGTTACAGGTATTGCAAGCTCATCCTATGCATCCAACACAGATGCAAAATTATATACTCCAAATTACAATTTAA
- a CDS encoding PspC domain-containing protein encodes MIRFWVVCSGIANHFDFDPIYLRGAFAILFLYLEVVFYCTSCFG; translated from the coding sequence ATGATAAGGTTTTGGGTGGTGTGTAGCGGAATTGCAAATCATTTCGACTTCGACCCAATTTATTTAAGAGGTGCATTTGCCATTTTGTTTTTGTATTTGGAAGTGGTTTTTTATTGTACATCTTGCTTTGGATAA
- a CDS encoding T9SS type A sorting domain-containing protein, giving the protein MKLKRFYPLAIFIGVAAIATADILSDNGKAGKTGSPGETSCTNCHNSYAVNSGGGSITISSSNMTNWQYIPGQVYHINVTVARAANSLFGVGFEALKASGNTPAGTFTITTSGSTGIKSATIGGVVRPNIVHKLNGGIGNGSKVFSFDWVAPSTNVGNIIFYAAGDACNNDGNESGDYVYTTTQTITPASTTGITNVMSENGLLKVYPNPAHSEITVDYTLNSPSQVQISILNLGGQRILSLLNETQFGGFYTEQFNLGNQLPKGVYLVSLESSGERKLKKLIIQ; this is encoded by the coding sequence ATGAAACTTAAAAGATTTTACCCACTCGCAATTTTTATTGGAGTAGCTGCAATAGCCACTGCTGATATTTTATCTGATAATGGTAAAGCCGGAAAAACCGGTTCGCCGGGAGAAACAAGTTGTACCAATTGCCATAACTCATACGCTGTAAACTCAGGTGGTGGCTCAATCACCATTAGTTCATCTAACATGACTAACTGGCAATATATACCTGGCCAAGTGTATCATATTAATGTAACTGTAGCAAGAGCGGCAAATTCACTTTTCGGGGTTGGATTTGAAGCATTAAAAGCAAGCGGTAACACGCCGGCAGGAACATTTACAATTACCACATCCGGCTCCACAGGTATTAAAAGTGCAACTATTGGGGGTGTGGTAAGACCCAATATTGTACATAAATTAAATGGAGGAATTGGCAATGGAAGCAAAGTGTTTAGTTTTGATTGGGTAGCGCCATCCACGAATGTAGGCAATATTATTTTTTATGCTGCCGGAGATGCTTGTAACAATGATGGTAACGAAAGTGGTGATTATGTTTATACCACAACCCAAACTATTACACCTGCATCCACTACAGGAATTACGAATGTGATGAGTGAAAACGGATTATTAAAAGTATACCCCAATCCAGCACACAGTGAAATTACAGTTGATTACACTTTAAATAGCCCTTCACAAGTACAAATTTCTATTTTAAATTTGGGTGGTCAAAGAATACTGTCACTTTTAAATGAAACGCAATTTGGCGGATTTTACACGGAACAATTTAATTTAGGAAATCAACTTCCTAAAGGTGTTTACTTGGTGTCTTTAGAATCATCAGGAGAACGCAAACTAAAAAAACTTATCATCCAATAA
- a CDS encoding fibronectin type III domain-containing protein, with amino-acid sequence MKKFIKASLCVVVTILMFSSIKAQTPAYKGIYIDSFDGILGNVVKEDSLLNYLKDSSFNSIICYRMSNVISATPSNTKNTILANFLKRARTQFGIKNVLASSESFDTFNTLIAPYNRSRLDSNERFNYYYLEFEFWNSHSTSPVSAANNGYYCTTYLSPKGYNCDTAGAFKYYKKMLKSLDSLALHDGIRCATYVGNPNQGQCKFIANTVDLLLCDNYTSSISNIYSDVKTLFSYFGSTSKTLQIVPIFASYSPGGNFLGDWLTKVPSGPHSEKSVYNNYFLPRFTAETGAWKTKLNLVGYQWYRYSGMPHNGNYSTGTFCNPPSNISAASITASSALLKWTGITSGLGYIVQYRVSGTNAWSASLAASGTTLSLTGLSPATTYEFQVKSSCISSTSAYSASVVFSTTGTSSCAVPVGLNATAITSVSAALSWTAVSGASSYSIQYRKVGATAWTSSTSTSASKSIVGLVVSSIYEYQVKTTCPLGSSAFSGSYLFSTLAPTCTAPIGLATSAVKSNSATLKWTAITGVSGYTIQYRVVGTAAWLTTSSTGSSKSVLALLENTLYEFQVQTKCSATNASPFSASGFFTTLPTACGSPTNVTASAATTTSFTINWSPVPGASSYKVQYRKTSSSTWTTITTSTAFKNIASLATATDYEFQVAAVCSNGTSAYSAIALISTQSNATSCGVPTGLFETNVALNSVTLNWLPVNGASSYKVQYRKVGTSAWSNKTTSFTNKNITSLSANTNYEFQVQTICSSGNSLFSNSSFFVTTPTQVAARMAANVDSLTTSSSNRMAPIVAEKNKMNNVEEFKIFPNPTDIDNINLRIQMPQKANVTVQLFDMLGKLLFTEIAITDETGFAEIKIRTETKLNVGIYQVIGTSEFGKYTSKLIIN; translated from the coding sequence ATGAAAAAATTCATTAAAGCTTCCTTGTGTGTTGTGGTAACTATCTTGATGTTCTCAAGTATAAAAGCGCAAACGCCGGCATATAAAGGTATTTACATTGATTCCTTTGATGGCATCCTAGGAAATGTTGTGAAAGAAGATAGTTTACTAAATTACCTAAAGGACAGTTCTTTTAATTCTATTATTTGTTATCGAATGTCGAACGTAATAAGTGCTACACCTTCGAATACAAAAAATACCATACTGGCTAATTTTCTGAAAAGAGCAAGAACTCAATTCGGAATAAAAAATGTGCTTGCATCAAGTGAAAGCTTTGATACATTTAATACCTTAATTGCACCTTACAATCGTTCTCGATTGGATTCTAATGAACGTTTCAATTACTATTACCTCGAATTTGAATTTTGGAATTCACATTCTACAAGCCCTGTATCAGCTGCCAATAATGGTTATTACTGTACAACTTATTTATCGCCAAAAGGTTATAATTGTGATACTGCAGGAGCTTTTAAGTATTATAAAAAAATGCTAAAAAGTTTGGATTCACTGGCCTTACACGACGGTATTAGATGTGCCACCTATGTTGGAAATCCGAATCAAGGCCAATGTAAATTTATTGCCAACACAGTTGATCTTTTGTTATGCGACAATTATACATCCTCCATTAGTAACATTTACTCTGATGTTAAAACACTATTTTCTTATTTTGGTTCAACATCAAAGACCTTACAAATTGTCCCGATTTTTGCAAGCTATTCCCCGGGCGGTAATTTTTTGGGCGATTGGCTAACTAAAGTGCCCTCCGGTCCGCACAGCGAAAAGAGCGTTTACAATAATTATTTTTTACCACGTTTTACTGCTGAAACAGGTGCATGGAAAACTAAATTGAATTTGGTTGGTTATCAGTGGTACCGTTATTCAGGTATGCCACACAATGGAAACTACTCAACCGGAACATTTTGTAATCCTCCATCAAATATTTCGGCAGCTTCAATAACTGCTTCCTCGGCTTTGTTAAAATGGACAGGTATTACTTCCGGACTAGGATATATAGTGCAATACAGAGTTTCAGGGACGAATGCTTGGTCAGCATCTTTGGCAGCAAGCGGCACAACACTATCGCTTACCGGATTATCTCCCGCAACAACTTACGAATTTCAAGTTAAATCATCTTGCATTAGTTCAACAAGTGCGTATTCGGCTAGCGTAGTATTTTCTACAACAGGAACCTCCTCTTGCGCGGTGCCTGTGGGATTAAATGCAACAGCTATAACGAGCGTGTCGGCAGCTTTGAGTTGGACAGCTGTTTCTGGTGCAAGCAGCTACTCGATTCAATATCGAAAAGTGGGTGCAACCGCATGGACTAGCAGTACAAGTACTTCTGCTTCAAAATCGATTGTTGGTTTAGTTGTATCTTCTATTTATGAATATCAAGTTAAAACTACTTGTCCGCTTGGATCAAGTGCCTTCTCCGGCTCCTATCTCTTTTCAACCTTAGCTCCAACTTGCACTGCTCCAATCGGTTTAGCGACTAGTGCTGTTAAAAGCAATTCGGCAACTTTAAAATGGACTGCAATTACGGGAGTTAGTGGATACACAATACAATATCGAGTTGTAGGCACAGCAGCATGGTTAACAACAAGTAGCACGGGCAGTTCTAAATCTGTTTTAGCACTACTGGAAAATACCTTATACGAATTTCAGGTTCAAACAAAATGTAGTGCTACCAATGCTAGTCCTTTTTCTGCATCAGGATTTTTCACAACACTTCCGACAGCTTGTGGAAGCCCTACAAATGTTACTGCTTCAGCTGCTACTACAACGTCATTTACTATAAATTGGAGCCCTGTGCCAGGTGCGAGTTCCTATAAAGTTCAGTATCGAAAAACTTCGTCGTCTACTTGGACAACCATAACTACTTCAACAGCCTTTAAAAATATTGCTTCTTTGGCAACCGCTACAGATTATGAATTTCAAGTTGCTGCTGTTTGTTCGAACGGAACAAGCGCATATTCAGCAATAGCTCTGATAAGCACTCAAAGCAATGCTACTAGCTGTGGGGTTCCTACCGGATTATTTGAGACGAATGTGGCGTTAAATTCGGTAACTTTAAATTGGCTTCCAGTTAACGGTGCATCAAGTTATAAAGTGCAGTATAGGAAAGTGGGAACAAGTGCATGGTCAAATAAAACAACAAGTTTTACCAATAAGAATATAACATCACTCAGCGCTAATACGAACTATGAATTTCAAGTGCAAACCATTTGTAGTTCAGGTAACAGCTTGTTTTCGAATTCCTCTTTTTTCGTTACAACTCCAACACAAGTAGCCGCTCGAATGGCCGCCAATGTAGACTCGCTAACTACAAGCTCATCAAATCGAATGGCGCCTATAGTTGCTGAAAAAAATAAAATGAATAATGTCGAAGAATTTAAAATTTTCCCCAATCCAACAGACATTGATAATATAAATTTAAGAATTCAAATGCCACAAAAAGCCAATGTTACTGTGCAACTGTTTGATATGCTAGGAAAATTGCTCTTTACTGAAATAGCTATTACAGATGAAACAGGATTTGCTGAAATTAAAATTAGAACAGAAACTAAGTTGAATGTTGGCATTTACCAAGTAATAGGAACTTCAGAGTTCGGCAAGTATACAAGCAAGCTAATTATAAATTAA
- a CDS encoding Crp/Fnr family transcriptional regulator, protein MSNFYLDCAIINSLTLPTTPASVLEQLKSDIKTKTYLKGEYIFISDQEIQAVVGINSGLAKLYFMDHFGNEFTLKILASGDIIGHRQILDNEKFNGYIQVIEDAEVCMLSKNMFLKLLDEDISINKKLIEKLCADLRLAKDIIANLSLKDVKHRICSILVKLHKQFSVPGSDDINAELSREDFAKLVGVARESLSRSLSELVLEKVIFIEKKRIKILDWARLIQLSKI, encoded by the coding sequence ATGAGTAATTTCTACCTAGATTGCGCTATCATTAATTCCTTAACGCTTCCTACAACCCCCGCTTCAGTTCTGGAGCAATTAAAATCAGATATAAAAACTAAAACCTATTTAAAGGGCGAATATATTTTTATTTCTGATCAGGAAATTCAAGCTGTTGTAGGAATAAATTCTGGTTTAGCCAAGTTGTACTTTATGGATCACTTTGGAAATGAATTTACTTTAAAAATATTAGCATCAGGAGATATTATAGGGCATCGTCAGATTTTGGATAATGAAAAATTTAATGGTTATATTCAAGTAATTGAAGATGCTGAGGTGTGCATGCTTTCAAAAAATATGTTTTTAAAGTTGCTTGATGAAGATATTAGCATAAATAAAAAACTGATTGAAAAATTATGTGCTGATTTGCGCCTAGCCAAAGATATTATAGCCAATTTATCGCTGAAAGATGTAAAACATCGTATTTGTTCTATTCTAGTAAAACTTCACAAACAATTTAGTGTTCCCGGATCTGATGATATTAATGCAGAATTAAGTAGAGAAGATTTTGCTAAGTTGGTTGGAGTTGCAAGAGAATCGCTTTCAAGAAGTTTAAGCGAGCTTGTACTTGAAAAAGTAATATTTATCGAAAAGAAAAGAATCAAAATTTTAGATTGGGCTAGACTAATTCAGCTCTCAAAAATCTAA